The following proteins come from a genomic window of Nitrospira sp.:
- a CDS encoding Peptidoglycan lipid II flippase MurJ, translating into MSEPIVSTGAPAKLQDENQSVVKAAGVIGVATFSSRILGFIRDMVLARLFGATPAADAFFIAFRIPSLLRELFAEGSMSSAFIPVYTEYRTTRSKQEAWELASAVFTTLLTIVTLVTMVGIVAAPWLVQLLAPGFQDNPDKLALTTLLARVMFPYLLFISLAALAMGILNSVRAFAAPAFSPLFLNIFIIVGAAWLAPHLEEPIIGVAIGVVAGGAAQFAMQLPSLKLRGLLFGFRFEPGHPGLRRIGALMVPTLLGLSVTQINLTVSTVLASFFAGGPTYLFYGMRLIQFPLGIFGVALATAILPTLSSQAARGALDELRTTLGFGLRMILFIIVPAMVGLILLRIPIVHLFFEHGTFTAQDTAETALAVLCYAVGLWAFGGVRIIVSAFYSMQDTKTPAISAAVALAANILFSLVLMSVLGAAGLALATALASMVNGVILVAVLNRRLGGVDWGAVGRSSLRVLAACIPLIIACWWMAGAEIWTHPAEWVMKSVMLFASVGLSVGGYLGVHVLLRSEELGVVWGMVRNKLGRLTA; encoded by the coding sequence ATGTCAGAGCCCATCGTGTCGACCGGCGCTCCTGCGAAACTTCAAGACGAGAATCAATCGGTCGTCAAAGCGGCTGGGGTGATCGGCGTCGCCACATTTTCCAGCCGTATCCTCGGCTTCATCCGCGACATGGTATTGGCCAGGTTGTTCGGGGCGACGCCGGCTGCGGACGCTTTTTTCATCGCGTTCCGCATCCCCAGCCTCCTCCGCGAGCTGTTTGCCGAGGGCTCGATGTCATCCGCCTTCATTCCCGTGTACACGGAATACCGAACGACACGGAGCAAACAGGAGGCATGGGAACTCGCCAGCGCGGTCTTCACGACGCTCCTGACCATCGTCACGCTGGTGACGATGGTCGGGATTGTGGCCGCTCCCTGGCTTGTCCAGCTGCTCGCGCCGGGATTTCAAGACAATCCCGACAAACTCGCCCTCACGACGTTGCTCGCCCGAGTCATGTTTCCGTATCTGCTGTTCATCAGCTTGGCGGCCTTGGCCATGGGCATTCTGAATTCTGTACGAGCTTTTGCAGCGCCGGCCTTCTCACCGCTTTTCCTGAATATCTTTATCATTGTCGGCGCCGCTTGGCTGGCTCCGCATTTGGAAGAACCGATCATCGGGGTGGCGATCGGCGTGGTGGCAGGAGGGGCGGCCCAGTTCGCCATGCAGCTTCCCAGCCTGAAACTGCGGGGATTGCTGTTCGGCTTTCGATTCGAGCCGGGCCATCCGGGCTTGCGCCGGATCGGCGCATTAATGGTGCCCACGCTGCTCGGCCTGTCCGTGACTCAGATCAATCTGACGGTGAGTACGGTATTGGCGTCGTTCTTTGCCGGCGGACCGACCTATCTGTTTTACGGCATGCGGCTGATTCAATTTCCACTCGGAATCTTCGGGGTGGCCTTGGCGACGGCGATTTTACCGACGTTATCATCCCAAGCGGCGCGAGGCGCGTTGGACGAACTGCGCACCACGCTCGGGTTCGGTTTGCGCATGATTCTCTTCATCATCGTGCCGGCGATGGTGGGTTTGATCTTGCTGCGCATACCGATCGTGCATCTTTTTTTCGAGCATGGCACGTTCACCGCGCAAGACACGGCAGAGACCGCGTTGGCGGTTCTCTGCTATGCGGTCGGCTTGTGGGCATTCGGGGGCGTCCGTATCATTGTCTCGGCGTTCTATTCGATGCAAGATACCAAGACGCCGGCCATTTCGGCGGCGGTCGCGCTGGCGGCGAATATCCTCTTCTCGCTGGTGTTGATGTCTGTACTTGGCGCGGCCGGTTTGGCGCTCGCCACGGCATTGGCGTCCATGGTCAACGGAGTCATTCTGGTAGCGGTATTGAATCGGAGACTGGGCGGAGTTGACTGGGGAGCGGTGGGACGCTCTTCCCTTCGAGTCCTCGCAGCATGTATTCCGCTGATCATCGCATGCTGGTGGATGGCTGGAGCAGAGATATGGACCCACCCTGCCGAATGGGTCATGAAATCCGTGATGCTTTTTGCATCTGTGGGGTTGAGTGTCGGGGGATATCTCGGTGTTCATGTGTTGCTTCGGTCGGAGGAACTCGGGGTCGTGTGGGGAATGGTACGAAACAAATTGGGTCGCTTGACGGCATAA
- a CDS encoding Methylated-DNA--protein-cysteine methyltransferase, whose protein sequence is MRCAMIFRSSWGWMGIAESTKGIQAIVLPKQSKRAVEFDLRVQCDGPLQQGKSAQLEEARRQLLDYLAGRRNTFDVPLDLSQGTSFQRQVWRTLQRVPYGKLRSYQWIAARVGGRHYARAVGNAVGANPLPIVVPCHRIVAHDASLGGFSGGLSMKRKLLSLEGTLRCLKSGH, encoded by the coding sequence ATGCGGTGTGCGATGATCTTTCGTTCGTCCTGGGGTTGGATGGGAATCGCGGAATCCACAAAAGGGATTCAAGCGATCGTGTTGCCGAAACAGTCGAAGCGGGCTGTCGAATTCGATCTCAGAGTACAGTGTGATGGGCCATTGCAACAAGGGAAATCTGCGCAACTGGAAGAAGCCCGCCGGCAGCTGCTCGATTATCTTGCCGGGAGACGGAATACCTTTGATGTGCCGCTTGATCTGTCGCAGGGGACATCGTTCCAACGGCAAGTATGGCGGACGTTGCAGCGGGTACCGTATGGAAAGCTCCGTTCATACCAATGGATTGCCGCACGGGTTGGAGGCAGGCACTACGCCCGGGCGGTCGGCAATGCGGTGGGCGCCAATCCGTTGCCGATCGTCGTCCCTTGTCACCGAATTGTCGCCCACGATGCCTCGCTCGGCGGGTTCTCGGGAGGACTATCGATGAAACGCAAGCTGCTCTCCCTCGAAGGGACGCTGCGTTGTTTGAAATCTGGTCATTAG
- a CDS encoding D-aminoacyl-tRNA deacylase, whose translation MKAVLQRVTSASVEVDGKVVGRIQHGLMVLLGVAKGDDESDARYVVDKIRNLRMFADDQGKMNRSLTDVGGTVLLVSQFTLLGKTDNGRRPSFEGAAPPDLAKRLYERIAADLRACGTSVEMGVFAAHMQVALVNDGPVTFVVDSRDAR comes from the coding sequence ATGAAAGCCGTCCTTCAGCGTGTGACCAGTGCCTCCGTCGAAGTGGATGGCAAAGTCGTGGGCCGGATCCAACATGGCTTGATGGTCTTGTTGGGTGTCGCAAAAGGCGATGACGAATCTGACGCACGGTATGTGGTCGACAAGATTCGGAACCTCCGCATGTTCGCCGATGATCAAGGAAAAATGAATCGATCATTGACGGATGTGGGTGGCACTGTGTTGTTGGTCTCCCAATTCACTCTGCTGGGCAAGACCGACAACGGCCGCCGCCCCAGCTTTGAGGGGGCTGCTCCTCCCGATTTGGCCAAGCGTCTCTATGAACGGATTGCGGCTGATCTGCGGGCATGTGGGACGTCGGTGGAGATGGGAGTTTTTGCCGCGCATATGCAGGTGGCCTTGGTGAACGACGGGCCCGTGACCTTTGTGGTAGACAGCAGGGATGCGCGTTAG
- a CDS encoding putative isoaspartyl peptidase, with the protein MTSPQAACLRAALQVGYHLLDRGSSALIAVEHTIRVLERSGLFNAGKGSRLQLDGVRRMDASIMEGDSLRAGAVASLEGIVHPITVARLVMEETDHVLLVGPMAKKFAEYFKMERQQPPTPRLMSSYGSVLKRMKATKNRHGTVGAVALDRTGTVAAGASTGGIDRMLPGRVGDTPLVGCGVYADNETGAVSMTGWGESIIRLAVAKEICDRLAQVKTPAMAARLVLRKLVARIDGSAGCLVLTPQGQFTIRHSTNYMIAGWWNGKGYPTVGDKFQ; encoded by the coding sequence ATGACCTCACCACAAGCCGCGTGCTTACGTGCCGCTTTGCAAGTCGGCTATCATTTACTGGATCGCGGCAGCTCGGCATTGATTGCTGTCGAACACACCATTCGGGTTCTCGAGCGTAGCGGCCTCTTCAATGCCGGAAAAGGATCGCGGCTGCAACTGGATGGCGTCCGGAGAATGGATGCGTCCATTATGGAAGGGGATAGCCTGCGCGCCGGGGCGGTGGCTTCTCTTGAAGGGATTGTGCATCCCATCACCGTGGCGCGCCTCGTGATGGAAGAAACGGATCATGTCCTGCTCGTAGGGCCGATGGCTAAGAAGTTTGCCGAGTATTTCAAGATGGAGCGTCAGCAACCTCCGACTCCACGGCTCATGTCGTCGTATGGTTCTGTGCTCAAGCGGATGAAAGCGACGAAAAATCGACATGGGACGGTCGGGGCCGTCGCACTCGATCGAACGGGGACAGTCGCCGCCGGCGCTTCGACGGGCGGGATCGATCGTATGTTGCCTGGGCGAGTCGGAGATACGCCGCTCGTCGGCTGCGGGGTGTATGCGGATAATGAAACGGGCGCCGTCTCAATGACGGGATGGGGTGAGAGCATCATCCGCCTGGCGGTGGCCAAAGAAATTTGCGATCGATTAGCTCAAGTGAAGACACCGGCGATGGCGGCACGGCTCGTTTTGCGGAAGCTGGTTGCTCGGATCGATGGATCTGCGGGGTGTCTGGTCCTCACTCCTCAAGGACAATTTACCATTCGCCATTCCACCAATTACATGATAGCCGGATGGTGGAATGGAAAAGGGTATCCGACAGTGGGAGATAAATTTCAATGA
- a CDS encoding putative dioxygenase encodes MSNSLFHLAFPIHDIEATLRFYADGLGCTVGRRSKHAVTLGLAGHQLVAHLVPEQPSKQKGIYPSHFGLVVLSLEEWQALADLAKAKSLPFYQQPRVRFPGTRIEHRTFFLEDPSHNLLEFKHYIYESAIFGEQDFTEVGDTGAESTD; translated from the coding sequence ATGAGCAATAGTTTGTTTCATCTAGCGTTTCCAATTCATGATATTGAAGCCACGCTTCGGTTCTACGCCGATGGTCTTGGCTGTACCGTCGGGCGTCGATCGAAACATGCTGTTACGCTCGGTCTGGCCGGCCATCAACTCGTCGCGCATCTTGTGCCGGAACAGCCTTCGAAGCAGAAAGGAATCTACCCCAGTCATTTCGGGCTGGTGGTTCTTTCACTGGAAGAATGGCAGGCGTTGGCTGATCTGGCCAAGGCAAAGAGTCTTCCATTCTACCAGCAGCCGCGTGTGCGATTTCCTGGCACGCGCATAGAGCATCGCACGTTCTTTCTGGAAGACCCGTCCCATAACTTGCTCGAATTCAAACACTACATCTACGAATCGGCCATCTTCGGCGAGCAGGATTTTACGGAGGTGGGTGACACGGGCGCTGAATCGACGGACTAA